A stretch of the Tannerella serpentiformis genome encodes the following:
- a CDS encoding peroxiredoxin family protein: MQTKRFPFAAILLAFIAFVAPLALHAQHEKPDNSALLAVGTEAPDFSLPTVDGEATIALSDYAGRYLVIDFWASWCPDCRKANPRMVDLYKRYADEAVGISFLGVSFDTDREACLRAVEKDGITWPQVSELKKWKETEISRQYGIRWIPTVYVVDNAGKVLYAGNNLDELEELLRYLGGVGSGETN; encoded by the coding sequence ATGCAAACGAAACGCTTCCCTTTTGCGGCGATACTCTTAGCGTTTATCGCGTTCGTCGCCCCACTGGCGCTCCATGCGCAACACGAGAAACCGGACAATTCGGCCCTCCTCGCCGTCGGTACAGAGGCGCCGGACTTCAGCCTGCCCACTGTCGACGGTGAAGCTACCATCGCACTCTCGGACTACGCCGGCCGCTACCTCGTCATCGATTTCTGGGCCTCTTGGTGCCCCGACTGCCGCAAGGCTAATCCCCGCATGGTGGACCTCTACAAGCGCTACGCGGACGAGGCCGTCGGTATCAGCTTCCTCGGCGTATCGTTCGACACCGATCGCGAGGCCTGCCTCCGGGCGGTTGAGAAAGACGGCATCACGTGGCCTCAGGTGAGCGAGCTCAAGAAGTGGAAAGAGACCGAGATCTCCCGCCAGTACGGTATCCGCTGGATCCCGACCGTCTACGTCGTCGACAACGCGGGCAAAGTGCTCTACGCCGGTAATAACCTCGACGAGCTGGAAGAACTCCTGCGCTACCTCGGTGGCGTCGGCAGCGGCGAAACGAATTAG
- the panB gene encoding 3-methyl-2-oxobutanoate hydroxymethyltransferase, which yields MSTAIADDSRKVTTHRLYEMKQRGEKIAMLTAYDYSMAQIIDCAGMDVILVGDSASNVMAGNITTLPITLDQMIYHGKSVVKAVRRALVVVDLPFGSYQGNSKEALASAIRVMKQTHADCIKMEGGAEIRESIQRVLCAGIPIMGHLGLTPQSINKFGTYTVRAREEAEAAKLVEDARLLEELGCFALVLEKIPAELATRVASELRIPVIGIGAGGGVDGQVLVMHDMLGINQDFSPRFLRRYADLNAVITDAVQAYIGDIKTRDFPNEKEQY from the coding sequence ATGTCCACAGCCATAGCAGACGACAGCCGCAAGGTCACCACCCACCGGCTCTACGAGATGAAGCAGCGCGGCGAGAAGATCGCCATGCTCACGGCTTACGATTACTCGATGGCGCAGATCATCGACTGCGCCGGCATGGACGTCATCCTCGTCGGCGACTCCGCCTCCAACGTCATGGCGGGCAACATCACCACGCTGCCCATCACGCTCGATCAAATGATCTACCACGGCAAGTCGGTCGTCAAGGCCGTCCGCCGCGCCCTCGTCGTCGTCGACCTGCCCTTCGGCTCCTACCAGGGCAACTCCAAAGAGGCCCTCGCCTCGGCCATCCGCGTGATGAAGCAGACGCACGCCGACTGTATCAAGATGGAGGGCGGCGCCGAGATCCGCGAGTCCATCCAGCGCGTCCTCTGCGCTGGCATACCCATTATGGGTCACCTCGGCCTTACACCGCAATCCATCAACAAGTTCGGCACCTACACCGTCCGCGCCCGCGAGGAAGCAGAGGCCGCCAAGCTCGTTGAAGACGCCCGACTGCTCGAGGAGCTGGGCTGCTTCGCCCTCGTCTTGGAGAAGATCCCCGCCGAGTTGGCCACACGCGTAGCCAGCGAGCTGCGTATCCCAGTGATCGGGATCGGTGCCGGCGGCGGAGTAGACGGACAAGTGCTCGTCATGCACGACATGCTGGGCATCAACCAAGACTTCTCGCCCCGTTTCCTGCGTCGCTACGCCGACCTCAACGCCGTCATCACCGACGCCGTCCAAGCCTACATCGGCGACATCAAAACGCGCGACTTCCCTAACGAAAAAGAACAGTATTAG
- the proS gene encoding proline--tRNA ligase, whose translation MAKELKELTSKDANYAQWYQDLVIKAGLAENSAVRGCMVIKPYGYAIWERMQRILDDKFKETGHENAYFPLLIPKSFLSREADHVEGFAKECAVVTHYRLKNAPDGSGVIVDPAARLEEELIIRPTSETIIWNTYKNWIQSYRDLPILVNQWANVMRWEMRTRLFLRTAEFLWQEGHTAHATREEAEAEAIKMQGVYADFAENYMAVPVIRGVKTASERFAGAVETYTIEAMMQDGKALQAGTSHFLGQNFGRAFDVTFIDRNGKTDYAWASSWGVSTRLVGALIMAHSDNNGLVLPPHLAPVQVVIIPIYRSAEQLAAISEKVDRIAARLRELGVRVKFDSDDTKKPGWKFAEYELKGVPVRLAMGGRDLENDTVEIMRRDTLEKETRPCAGLEEYVRDLLEEIQSGIFRKALDHRARRTVRVDTYDEFKERIEEGLFIMAHWDGTPETEERVKNETKATIRCIPLDDTDAEPGRCMVTGRPSARRVLFARAY comes from the coding sequence ATGGCAAAAGAATTAAAGGAACTCACCAGTAAAGACGCGAACTACGCGCAGTGGTATCAAGACCTGGTCATCAAGGCCGGGCTGGCAGAAAACTCAGCCGTCCGCGGTTGCATGGTCATCAAACCCTACGGCTACGCCATCTGGGAACGCATGCAGCGCATCCTGGACGACAAATTCAAGGAGACGGGCCACGAGAACGCTTACTTCCCCCTGCTCATCCCCAAATCCTTCCTCAGCCGCGAGGCCGACCATGTGGAAGGCTTCGCCAAGGAGTGCGCCGTCGTGACGCATTACAGGCTCAAGAACGCCCCGGACGGGAGCGGTGTCATAGTCGACCCAGCCGCCCGACTCGAGGAGGAGCTCATCATTCGCCCCACCTCCGAGACGATCATCTGGAACACGTATAAGAACTGGATCCAGTCCTACCGCGACCTGCCGATCCTCGTCAATCAGTGGGCCAACGTCATGCGTTGGGAGATGCGCACGCGCCTCTTCCTCCGCACCGCCGAATTCCTCTGGCAGGAGGGTCACACGGCCCACGCCACCCGCGAGGAGGCCGAGGCCGAGGCCATTAAGATGCAAGGCGTCTATGCCGACTTTGCCGAGAACTATATGGCTGTGCCCGTCATCCGCGGCGTCAAGACGGCCAGCGAACGCTTCGCCGGCGCCGTAGAGACGTACACCATCGAGGCCATGATGCAGGACGGCAAGGCTCTCCAAGCCGGCACCTCGCACTTCCTCGGACAGAACTTCGGTCGCGCCTTCGACGTCACCTTCATCGATCGCAATGGCAAGACGGACTACGCCTGGGCCTCATCCTGGGGCGTCTCTACCCGCCTCGTCGGCGCGCTCATCATGGCGCACTCGGACAACAACGGCCTCGTCCTGCCGCCGCACCTCGCGCCCGTGCAGGTCGTCATCATCCCCATCTACCGCTCCGCCGAGCAGCTGGCTGCGATCAGTGAAAAGGTAGACCGCATCGCCGCCCGACTCCGCGAGCTGGGCGTCCGCGTCAAGTTCGACAGCGACGACACGAAGAAGCCCGGATGGAAGTTCGCCGAATACGAGCTCAAGGGCGTCCCCGTACGCCTCGCGATGGGCGGTCGCGACCTGGAGAACGACACCGTTGAGATCATGCGCCGCGACACGCTCGAGAAAGAGACGCGCCCCTGCGCCGGACTCGAGGAATACGTCCGCGACCTGCTCGAAGAGATTCAGTCCGGCATCTTCCGCAAAGCCCTCGACCACCGCGCCCGCCGCACCGTCCGGGTCGACACCTACGACGAGTTCAAGGAGCGCATCGAGGAAGGCCTCTTCATCATGGCTCATTGGGACGGCACACCCGAGACCGAGGAGCGCGTCAAGAACGAGACCAAGGCCACCATCCGCTGCATCCCCCTCGACGACACCGACGCCGAGCCCGGCCGCTGCATGGTCACCGGCCGCCCCTCCGCCCGCCGCGTCCTCTTCGCCCGAGCGTATTAA
- a CDS encoding DUF3127 domain-containing protein — protein MELTGRIVAVQPVQTGEGRNGTWKKQEYVVEYDRQAQYPRKMMFVLWGDKIDQYNIQEGQELKIYFDIDCRAYNGRWYNDIRAWKVEPDTEAAPAVPSEPAGRFADNVPPPPPELLASPSDASSDLPF, from the coding sequence ATGGAACTCACAGGAAGAATCGTAGCCGTGCAGCCCGTCCAGACGGGCGAGGGCCGCAACGGCACGTGGAAAAAACAAGAGTATGTCGTCGAGTACGACCGTCAGGCGCAGTATCCGCGCAAGATGATGTTCGTCCTCTGGGGCGACAAGATCGACCAATACAACATCCAAGAAGGGCAGGAGCTGAAGATATACTTCGACATCGACTGCCGCGCCTACAACGGTCGCTGGTATAACGACATCCGCGCCTGGAAGGTCGAGCCGGATACGGAGGCCGCACCCGCCGTGCCCTCCGAACCCGCGGGACGCTTTGCGGACAACGTGCCGCCGCCCCCGCCCGAGCTGCTCGCCTCGCCGTCTGACGCCTCGTCAGATCTGCCCTTCTAA